In Leuconostoc kimchii IMSNU 11154, the DNA window TACGGATTCAGCCGTAGCATTAACACAAGAAGAAATTAAGCAATATGATATCACAATCGTACCACTTACAGTCCAAATTGATGGTGTCGTATATGAAGATGGTGTCACAATTCAACGCAATGAATTTTTAGAAAAAATGACAACAAGTCATAGTTTGCCACAAACTTCTCAACCATCAATTGGAAAATTTCAAGCTGTTTATGAAGCAATTAATGATCAATATCCTGATGCCGAAATATTGAGTCTACATCTTTCTTCAGGCCTATCGGGTACGGTTCATGCGGCTGAACAAGCAGCAGCATTGACTTCTGCTAAAATTACGACTTTTGATACGTTAAATGCAGATCGGGCTCAGGCTTTTCCTGTTTTGGTTGCGGCTAAAATGGCGCAAGCAGGTGCTGATATGGCAGACATTGTCACTGAAATCGAAAAAGTACGGTCCCATGCGCACACATATTTGAGTTTTACATCATTGGACAACATGGTGGCTGGTGGTCGTTTGAGTAGAGCATCTGGCCTTATTGGTAATATACTGAATATCAAGGTTGGTGCTGGTGTAGATGAGAGCGGCTCAGTTGAAGTTCTGGTCAAGGGTCGTGGCATGAAAGCAATAGCTAAATTTAATGATAATGTTATCGCCAAAATGCAAGAATACTCGGATATGCTTGCCATTGGTGTTTCTCATGCCGGCGTGCCAGAAGTAGCTGAGAAAATGGCTGCACGTTTAAATGACATCTGGCCGGATATTAAAATTGAAGTGACAAATACGGGTCCTATTATATCAACACATACAGGTATTGGTGCATTAGCTATTTTGTATCATGCACATTAAAATAAAGACTATAGTCAAAACCCCAAAAATATATTTTTGGGGTTTTATTGTGCATCGATGTTTGATATGATTAATGAGCATTTATCAAAATCAATAATGAATTATTATTGGACTGGTTCGAAAACTGCCCAGGATAAAAAATAAGGCTACATATCAACGTTTATAGCTGATGTGTAGCCTTATTGTAGCCCTTTATCAAATAGGGATATTGTTTTATCAATTTCTTGTAGCCTTTTGGAGCTTAACAAGTGAGCATATACTTTCATCGTGATAGCTGTATTGGCATGTCCTAATCTTTGGCTAACATAATCAATTGAAACATCTTTAGATAATAAGTAACTCGCATGGGTATGGCGTAGTCCGTGAAATGAGACAATGTTTTTAAATTCTAACTTGGTTTGCAATTTTTTAAATGCCTTATTAACAGCACCTTGACTGATGTTAAATAACCGTCCCTGATATGATGAATTTAATCTATCAGTCAACCAGACAGGGACGTCAATTAAGCGAACAGAACTTTTGGTCTTAGTCGTATCTATCGTGCGTGTGGCTGACTGTTCTGTTTTGTTAATATCGATAACACCGTCTTTGATGTCATCCGTTGTCAGCGCTAGTATTTCGCCAATGCGAGCACCTGTTAGTGCGCCAATCAAGATGATGTCATTATTAACTGTCGGTACCAACTTAGTTTCATTTATCAGTAATAAATAATCATCAGTTTCTAAAAATTTCAAGTCATTATCTTTTGGATCAGAACCAGTGACTATTGTCCGTTCAAAAGGATTAACTTTAATAAAACCATCAAGCACGGCATCTTGATAGGCCGATTTTAGTTGTGTTTTTCGTTTAGCGGTTGTTGATCTAATATGTGTGCTACCAAATTCATTTAAATACTGTTGTGCACGCGCTCTCGTTAGTTTAAATGCCTTAGTGGTAGAAAGTATGTCGCTGCGTTCAATCGTGTGTAGGGTAGCTAAATATACCGTCATGCTACTGCTCTTGATATTGCCTTTGTAAGTTTCTAACCATTTACCAAAATATTCAGGCACGGTAATATCAGGAGCGAAAACAGCCGACAATTCATCATTATTTTTTCGATGTTCAATGTCATTTGCCCAATAGTTAGCATCGCGTTTCGTTTTAAAGCCAGATTTAGTTTTACGCACGCGTTTACCATTTTTGACAATTGACACGTTAACCGTATAAGTTGCACCACGTTTGTAAATTGATGCCATATAAAAAGCCTCCTTTAAAAGGGGGCTAACATCTGATATAATTATCAAGAACGCCCCGTGCGTTTGTATTTTTGTCTTTAGCACACCTTTAACTTTGGCGAGTAGGGTGTGCTTTTTTGTGATAAAAAAAGAGAGATTCATAAGAATCCCTCGAGCTTGTTTTAGCTCTATATAACTTAGATTAGCGTTTAACCAATCGATGCTTGTCGCACCTATAAGTTTAATTATACGCATCATAATTATTTTAAGCAATAGGGATTTAATTACTTTAATTTTATTTCAAACGTAGAGTCTAGATCTTTGATACTATTGTTATCATGGTGGACTAATAGTAACTCTTTAGTATTATTGGGATTAGTTTTACCGACAACTAAGTTTCCGGTTAATGTAGCATCTGGTTTTAAAGTACCAGAATCAAATGTATCAACGTCATCTGGAGCGATCGTGGTTACGTCTGGTTCATTTCCGTCCATTGAAAGCTTAAAATCTAAAGGATTATAGTCGTAGTCTGACTTACTCTTATTAGTAATCGTTATATTAACAACGACATATTTTTCGCCATTTTCAGCTTTTGAAAAACCGGATCCTTCATTAAAGTCCACAGAGTTAACTTTATATTCAACACCAGCGTGTTTAACCGTTTCGTTAATTGCATAAATTTTTGAGTCTTTTTTAGAAGTTTTTTCAGATGAACTTGAAGTACTCTTCTTAATATCTTCTGAAACCTTATTCATAGCATGACTGTATGCAGCTTGTGTAAATAGAACTATCGCTATTGTAACAACACTAATTACAGTACCTATAACAGCGAGAATTTTTTTATTTTTTCGATTGACAACTAAAGCGACGATGCCCAAGATTAAGGCTAAAATACCTAACACAAAAGAAAAGTTGTTGATAATCGGAATCCACGACAATAACAATCCGAACCCGCCAAATACAATACTCAAAATTCCTAATACTTTTCTTTCCATGAAATATCTCCTAAAGCTTTTTAATGTGGACGCTCGGCACATATATTTAAATAACAAAGTGTTTTGTAACGTATTCAGCCTGTTTCTCAGCTAACATTGTTGACATAGACCAGCGTTTACTGTCACCGTACATATTAAATTCAGCATGACCAGCCTCGTGAACAATGGTATTAATTTGTCGCCATTCGGGCTGTAGTGTATTTATATAAATAAATACCTTACCGCTAACTTTGTTTACTTCACCATAGTAAAGCTTGTGTTCTACTTCTATGCCGTAAAATATGTAGTCTCGAAATTTGTCGATATATATTTCTATTTCTGTCATACATGTCAGCCCTCACAGTCTACGCCTTGAGAGTTTGGCAATTTCAACTAGTTGTTTAATTTGTTCGATGTCTTCTTTAGTAGCAGCAGGGTCGATAAAATAAGCAACTTCTTTTTGCGCTGGTGTCAGGTCATCAGATGCAGTAGGATTCATCTCATCCGTGCGACCTAACAAGTAGTCGGTTGAGACGTGGAGTACGTCAGCGACTTTTTGCAAGTTGTCGGCTTTTGGTGTGGATTTTTTCCAACCATATATAGCTTTATTGCTTAAACCAGCTTTTTCATTAACAAAGTCAATGGAAAGTCCTTTTTTATTAGATATTTCTTTTATTCTATCGTAAAGCATTGTCATATCAATATTCCTATTTTATTCTGAATAAAATAGTTTGGAAAAACCAACAAAAGTGTTGACTTGTCGGAAATAACCAACTATACTTATTCTTGTAAGTTAATAGCGCAAACAAAAAAACAGTTATATCTATCAATCTTGGCGGAGGGATATGCAATAACAACGTTTATTTTGATGTGTTTACTATGCCATTATAGTTGGTTTTATCCAACTTGTAAAGTAAAACTTACAAACAATTTTACAGTAAATAATACTAAGGAGGGAATTATGAGCGTACAGGAAGCAATTCAGACACTCGAAGAAGAACGATTCAAGTTCTCACTTCATTTGAAAAAGAAGCGTTTAAAGCCTCGTATGCTTGCCCCGGTTATTGGTAAGTCTGAATCATACGTCAGACAACTACTATCTGGTGCAGCAACAGGCGACGCAGCTAAGGAACACTTGAACACGTTGTTCAAATTCACAGATTACAACGGTGATGGTTGGTTATAAGGAGAAAATAACATGAACGAAGTAGCAGTATTTAATTTTGAAACAAACGAAGTAAGAACAGTAGTGATTAACGAAGAAGTTTGGTTAGTTGCTAAAGATGTAGCAACCACGTTGGGATATTCTCGAACAGCTGATGCTGTTAAAGCACATGTTGACGAAGAAGATAAAGGGGTCGGTAAAATACAGACCCCCGGTGGAACACAACGAATGACAGTCATTAACCAATCAGGCGTTATCTCGTTAGCACTATCAAGCAAACTGCCAACAGCTAAGAAATTCAAGCGTTGGGTAACATCAGAAGTTATTCCGAGTGTATTGAAACATGGTAGTTACTCAAAACCACAAAGCACATTGCAACTATTTGATAACGCGCTTCAAGTGATGAAAGAACAAGAAACCAAAATTAACCACGTAGTTGATCGAATGGATGAGTTTGAAGACGCACAGGAAATCAGAAGCTGGGAGCAGACTGAATTATTGCGCATGAGAAAAAACAAGGTGTTTGCAATTCTAGGGAGTAAACATACGAAGCGATATAAGGCATTATCCAGTGAAGTATACCAATCAATTAGTCATGACTTTAAATCACAGTTTAACGTGCCAAGATATAACGCGTTGCCACGAAAGCAATTTGAAGACGGCAAACGGTTCTTCATTAATTGGGAACCGAGTAACTTATTAGAACTTGCCATAAAGGGCGCAGAACAACCAGCATAGAAAGGAGGTAATAAATTTGAAAGCTATATACGTAGCCGGAAAGTTAACCGGCGTAATAGTCGAGAAACAAAAAAATACATTGCTTATCAGGAAAGCGTTATTTACTTATCTGGACGATAAAGAAATAACTGTGCTTACTGGAGAAGCAATGTATGTAGATGAAAAAATACTAGACGAAGTTGAGGCAAGAATTGTCGAAGTCGAAAGCAACTCAATTGAACCAGTCAACATTAACAGACGCGTTGACTTTGTTAGAGAATTTGTCAACGTGTAATTGAACAAATTCGTCATTTATAGACATCACAATACCTTTAATAAGATAATACGGCGTCTTTGCATCAGATGATGAATTAATCAGATCACCAACTTGTGGATTAAATGGAAGTGTGAAATCAGACTTCACATTCTTTCCGTCGATGATTAGCGAATATTTAATCATGTAATTTTGTCTCCTTTCATTTATTTCAGCCTGTACGCCGATAAATAAAGGATAGCACAAAAAAACCTGACTACGGAATTAGTCAGGAGGAATATAACTCAATTATAACAGAAAAGGAATATACACATGAGTAATTTAAAAGTGATCGGTAAAGAACAAGTATCAGGATATGAATTCACTGGTATCGAGGGTGGATTCGGAGATGGCACACGAGGCATGTTGGTTCGTGATATTGCGGATATTCACAGCAAGTCAACTAAAGCTATCAATCAAGCGATCAACATGAATATCAAACGATTCAAAACAGGTGTTGATTTAATTGACTTAAAACAGAAAGATTTCGAGGTCAATCAAATTGACCTCGGATTTAGTCAAAATTCAATTAATCGTTCCTCACATATTTACATGTTAAGCGAACGTGGTTACTCAAAGTTGTTAAAGATTTTGGAAGATGATATAGCATGGGATATTTACGACAAATTTGTTGACGGATATTTCAATATGCGCAAGGCGTTTAAACAGCCAAAAAGTCCAATGGATTTCATCAAGTTACACAATGAAGCATTTATTGAAGTTGATGAACGTGTCGGCGTATTGGAAGACTTCAAGAAAGACTACGACGAAAATAGGACGATTAACGAAGATCAGGTCATTCAGATTGAAAAAGCGCGTAAGAGTAAAGCGATGAAAATTGTTGGCGGTGTTGCTACTAATGCTTATAAAGAATTTTACTCTGATATTTTGCGCAAGAAGCTGTTCCCAGATTTCAGAAAACGTTTCAATGTTAATCGCTACCGATCATTGAAAGCTAAAGAATTTAACGAAGCAATTATGTTTATTCAAAATTGGCAACCAGAAAAAGAAATGTTGTATGCCATTAAATACTCAAATGAACAAACAACATTAGATGTTAAGGAAACGGCATAGGAGAAAAAATATGGCTGAAAATATGATTATCAATGATTTAGAACGCGATGATTTAGAAATTGCGATCTGGAAAATAAACGAGGCTAAAAATATATTGAACGGCGTAATTGGAAATACTGCTGACACTGATTTCATGGCAGAACTTGAAGTGGCAACTAGTGACCTTGATGATTTCACTGAAAAGTTGCGCAGTGTTAAAAATAAATCTCAAGTGATGGATTTTGTCGAGTATCGCGATCGGTTTTTGAACAACTAAGGAGAAATTATGGCAAATGTGATAAAAGAAGAAATCCTATTCTTCCCAGACCTATTAAACAACACGCAACTTCAAAAAATGACTGGCTACAACAAAGACAATTACAGTGACCTCGTCAACATGAGGGGTTTTCCAAAGTTTGACGATGGCAGTGGACGAACAAAATATCCACGCGATGGTGTCAGACAGTTCATTAAGGCGCACACAGAATATAACTTTGATTAGGGAGGTAACACATGGCAACAGCAATCACATGGTTCATCATCATCTCAGCAGGAATCACACTGTTCAGATGGGACGAGAACCGATTTAATGAGCGAGAAGCGCAACACGATTACGAAGAACTCATCAAGAATGGCTACACACGAAAAGAAGCAGCATTCTTGATTAACAATGCAGTGGAGGATTAGGAAAATGAATAAAGAAACAACGGTAAAGCTAGTAATTAATAATATTGATGAATTATATGACTTAGTTAAAAAAGCTCAGCAACAAAGTACTGAACTTAAAGACACACTTAATTCAATTCAAATGTTTATTCCAGATGTTGAGTTCTCTAAAACGAAACAAGAATAAATTTATCATCAGGAGTAAACAGGTAATTTTTGAGAGATATATCAGATTTCATAAAACAAATATTGTAAACCCAATACGTTTCTGGTAGTTCCTGAAATTCTTCGGCTATTTTATAAATTAACTCTAATAGCGCTTCTCTATTGTTGATTAGTTTTAGCAGAGCATCTCTTGAAAACGTCTCATCTGAATACTTTGATAAATAGGTTGTTCTTAAGTTAATAGTAGTTTGTTCTTCAATTTTAAAATCAGAATCAATAAAGTCGGCACTTATTAATTCATTTTCATACTTGAAAACGAGTTTCTCAAAAGGAAAGGATATTTTATTATACTCACAGTATTCTTCCAAATTGTCCATGAAAAATTGAATGGTACGTGCTTGATGAAGTGTTAGCATAGTTCTTCTTCCTGCAACGTTTGGATAAACGGTTGCTATCAAATTTGCAAACAGGTATTCGTGTTTATAGCAGAAACATAAAACACTTGTTTGTATATATGATTATACCAGAAAAAAAGAACAGTAAGATCAAAAACAGTAGTGAAAGGACAGTTTTTGTACATGAAACTAAATGAAAAACTGAATAAATTATTACAAGAAAAAGGCAAGTCGTGGTATTGGCTTGGCAAAAATTCAGGTGTTGATATGAGTACAATTTATCGAATTAAAAACGATGAGAGTGCTGGTACAGATTTTAGCACAATGGAAAAAATAGCTGATGCATTAGATGTCAGCTTAGATGAATTTAGAAGTAATAAAGAGGGGTAGTCATGGCACAAAGAAGAATGTTCAGCAAGAAAGTTACTGATACGGATGTGTTTCTTGATATGCCACTATCAACACAAGCATTGTACTTTCATCTAAATATGCACGCAGATGATGATGGCTTCATCGATAACACTAAGACAATTCAAAGAATGATCGGGTCCAGTGAAGATGACCGAAAGCTATTAATCGCAAAACAGTTTTTATTACCATTCGATAGCGGTGTTGTAGTTATCAAAGATTGGCGTGTTCACAACTATATTCGTAAGGATACCTACAATAAAACGATTTATCCAAACGAATTAGAACAGCTTCAAATCAACGAATCAGGTCAATATGAACATCGAAATTTAGTTACGTATACAGAACGTCCACGGGACGTAGACGAAACGTTGACACAGGTAAGGTTAGGTAAGGATAGGTTAGGTAAGGTAAGGATAGATAAGGATAGTAAAGATATATTGTCTGGTTCTGACGAACCCGACCACGTGCCCTACAAAGAAATTGTTGATTATTTGAATAAAAAGACTGGGAATAAATACCGAAATAGCGGTTCAAAAACAAAATCACTGATTAAAACGCGATTTAACGAGGGATTTAGTTTAGATGATTTCAAAGCAGTGATTGATGTTAAGAGTAGTCAATGGCTTAATGATCAAAAAATGAACAAGTTCTTACGACCAGAAACATTATTTAGCAATAAGTTTGAGAGCTATCTCAACGAGAACAACGTTAAACCAAATAATACAGATATGCGCAACATGACACAGGAAGAAGGCATGAGAGCAGCATTGGGTAAATACTACAAGGAATAGATTATGAATAACGTATCAGACTTTGCAACTGAATGGATTAAATCACACGGTGGCACATTACTTAGCGAGGAAGAACTAGCAACTAAGTTAGCAGACATCGACAAGCAGGCAGAAGAAAAGGCAGCAGTTGATTATCTCGCGCTGAAACGCAAGGTATATGACCGCGATAGTTTATGGCCATCGAACCGAAAGGCAACATTCACATTTGAGAGGTGGCTACCAGAACGACAAGCAAACGTTAAGTTGGCTACAAAAATCAAAAATCAAGCAACGGATATTTTCAAACGACTAAGGTCTGATAACTTCAACATCTTCATTCTTGGCAATGCCGGTACTGGTAAAACAGCCATCACCTTAGCGCTAGTCAATGCATTGGAAAGATACAGCCACAAGACAGTGATGTTTGTTAGTACTGTGGCGTTACGTGAATCAGTCATGTATGAATTTAGTGATTTGGGTGCCAGAGCTAAATTAGATCGTATCGCAAAGTCGATGCAAGAGGTTGATGTTTTGATACTTGATGACTTTGGTTCAGAAGTAGGCATGTCTGGAAATGGCAAGCAAGCAACCGA includes these proteins:
- a CDS encoding DegV family protein, with the protein product MSNIKIVTDSAVALTQEEIKQYDITIVPLTVQIDGVVYEDGVTIQRNEFLEKMTTSHSLPQTSQPSIGKFQAVYEAINDQYPDAEILSLHLSSGLSGTVHAAEQAAALTSAKITTFDTLNADRAQAFPVLVAAKMAQAGADMADIVTEIEKVRSHAHTYLSFTSLDNMVAGGRLSRASGLIGNILNIKVGAGVDESGSVEVLVKGRGMKAIAKFNDNVIAKMQEYSDMLAIGVSHAGVPEVAEKMAARLNDIWPDIKIEVTNTGPIISTHTGIGALAILYHAH
- a CDS encoding site-specific integrase, whose product is MASIYKRGATYTVNVSIVKNGKRVRKTKSGFKTKRDANYWANDIEHRKNNDELSAVFAPDITVPEYFGKWLETYKGNIKSSSMTVYLATLHTIERSDILSTTKAFKLTRARAQQYLNEFGSTHIRSTTAKRKTQLKSAYQDAVLDGFIKVNPFERTIVTGSDPKDNDLKFLETDDYLLLINETKLVPTVNNDIILIGALTGARIGEILALTTDDIKDGVIDINKTEQSATRTIDTTKTKSSVRLIDVPVWLTDRLNSSYQGRLFNISQGAVNKAFKKLQTKLEFKNIVSFHGLRHTHASYLLSKDVSIDYVSQRLGHANTAITMKVYAHLLSSKRLQEIDKTISLFDKGLQ
- a CDS encoding DUF4190 domain-containing protein, whose product is MERKVLGILSIVFGGFGLLLSWIPIINNFSFVLGILALILGIVALVVNRKNKKILAVIGTVISVVTIAIVLFTQAAYSHAMNKVSEDIKKSTSSSSEKTSKKDSKIYAINETVKHAGVEYKVNSVDFNEGSGFSKAENGEKYVVVNITITNKSKSDYDYNPLDFKLSMDGNEPDVTTIAPDDVDTFDSGTLKPDATLTGNLVVGKTNPNNTKELLLVHHDNNSIKDLDSTFEIKLK
- a CDS encoding ImmA/IrrE family metallo-endopeptidase; amino-acid sequence: MTEIEIYIDKFRDYIFYGIEVEHKLYYGEVNKVSGKVFIYINTLQPEWRQINTIVHEAGHAEFNMYGDSKRWSMSTMLAEKQAEYVTKHFVI
- a CDS encoding helix-turn-helix domain-containing protein; amino-acid sequence: MTMLYDRIKEISNKKGLSIDFVNEKAGLSNKAIYGWKKSTPKADNLQKVADVLHVSTDYLLGRTDEMNPTASDDLTPAQKEVAYFIDPAATKEDIEQIKQLVEIAKLSRRRL
- a CDS encoding BRO family protein, with the protein product MNEVAVFNFETNEVRTVVINEEVWLVAKDVATTLGYSRTADAVKAHVDEEDKGVGKIQTPGGTQRMTVINQSGVISLALSSKLPTAKKFKRWVTSEVIPSVLKHGSYSKPQSTLQLFDNALQVMKEQETKINHVVDRMDEFEDAQEIRSWEQTELLRMRKNKVFAILGSKHTKRYKALSSEVYQSISHDFKSQFNVPRYNALPRKQFEDGKRFFINWEPSNLLELAIKGAEQPA
- a CDS encoding ORF6C domain-containing protein, whose product is MSNLKVIGKEQVSGYEFTGIEGGFGDGTRGMLVRDIADIHSKSTKAINQAINMNIKRFKTGVDLIDLKQKDFEVNQIDLGFSQNSINRSSHIYMLSERGYSKLLKILEDDIAWDIYDKFVDGYFNMRKAFKQPKSPMDFIKLHNEAFIEVDERVGVLEDFKKDYDENRTINEDQVIQIEKARKSKAMKIVGGVATNAYKEFYSDILRKKLFPDFRKRFNVNRYRSLKAKEFNEAIMFIQNWQPEKEMLYAIKYSNEQTTLDVKETA
- a CDS encoding helix-turn-helix domain-containing protein; this encodes MKLNEKLNKLLQEKGKSWYWLGKNSGVDMSTIYRIKNDESAGTDFSTMEKIADALDVSLDEFRSNKEG
- a CDS encoding conserved phage C-terminal domain-containing protein; the protein is MAQRRMFSKKVTDTDVFLDMPLSTQALYFHLNMHADDDGFIDNTKTIQRMIGSSEDDRKLLIAKQFLLPFDSGVVVIKDWRVHNYIRKDTYNKTIYPNELEQLQINESGQYEHRNLVTYTERPRDVDETLTQVRLGKDRLGKVRIDKDSKDILSGSDEPDHVPYKEIVDYLNKKTGNKYRNSGSKTKSLIKTRFNEGFSLDDFKAVIDVKSSQWLNDQKMNKFLRPETLFSNKFESYLNENNVKPNNTDMRNMTQEEGMRAALGKYYKE
- a CDS encoding ATP-binding protein is translated as MNNVSDFATEWIKSHGGTLLSEEELATKLADIDKQAEEKAAVDYLALKRKVYDRDSLWPSNRKATFTFERWLPERQANVKLATKIKNQATDIFKRLRSDNFNIFILGNAGTGKTAITLALVNALERYSHKTVMFVSTVALRESVMYEFSDLGARAKLDRIAKSMQEVDVLILDDFGSEVGMSGNGKQATERLQQFYMRVADARYEVDENDKRTKSTIVTSNNVRSELEGMYNDKLISRLVTKKTENVLLFAGLEDIR